A region of the Peredibacter starrii genome:
AACTGAACGACAGCTCAGTTTCAACTGATCCGGGAATTTCTCATATCTGAGGTGTACACCGCGGTTTCTGAATTTCTCGTTACAAAGAACCAAAGTTTCCTCAATGATCTGATTGACCGGTGTTTCAACCATGGGATCCGTTTCACCATCACGTGCAAAACTTTTTAGTGATCGTACAATTTTCCCGATTCGGCCGACCGTCATCTGGATGTTCTTCGCCATTTCACGGCTCATCTCAATATCAGGATTCTCGTCTGATAAAACATCCTGAAGTTGTTCTGAGGTCAGCTGAATAACTGAAACTGGATTATTAATCTCATGGGCCATCCCCGCGGCCATTTCACCCAGGGCCGCCATCTTCTCACCTTCAAGGGTGCGCTCACGTTGAGCTTCAAGTTCAGCAGTTCTTGCCACAATCTGGGCCTCGATTTCTGAATTAATGAGCTCTAAAGAGGCCTGACGATTGGAAATTTCCGCCAAACCTTTTTGGGAACGAAGACAAGAATAAATAAGAAAAACGTCTTCAAAAATTACCCAAGCACCGTGTTCTAACCAGCGCCATGTTCCCACAGTTAGTTCACCATAGGCAGACATGGGCCAATAAACTCCACGTAGATAGTGGTCGGCAGCAGTGATCAAAGAGGCCGTAATAAGAACTTGCGGGTCATAGTAAAAGGCCAGAAAGGCCAAAGAACCAAAAATATGGAAATGGCTCTCAATTCGTCCACCTGATACATGAATGATCAAAATAGACATACACATCTGGGCGACAGCAATTAAATGACGAGTAATTTTTTCTGATGGATAAAAATGCGCCAGGGCCCCAGTGAAAGCACTGATTGCTCCACCTATAAAAATGGCGGCCCAAACATGAACGTGAACAGATGATTCTTCTCCGTTCCAGGTCTCCGGAGAAACGAAATAAGCAATGACAACACAGGCGAGCCATTGAAAGATCATTAATCTTGCAAAAAGTTTATCAGTGTCGGCCGCACTCTTATTCAGCATTTCAGTAAAGAGTTCTTTTGCTCTCTCATTAATCAACATATTTTCCTACCATGGACAGTGTCTTTAATTTTCCAAAAATGTCGCAACCGAAGACCAGTGTGTTTTGTGTGCTCTTCTTACCTTTGAAGTATGAAAGAATACTTTCCTTCCCTACACTCGCGCCCTCATGACCTCGGGCCATTGTGAGTCCGCCATTAAAGATCAGTTCCGATTTTTCGTTATAAAAATATGAATGACCGGAAGTTTCAGCGCCAAAGATCTTTGCCTCTTCACCATGCTCATCAAAAACAATTTCAGTACGGGGAAGAGTTTTTGCCTTTGAGATTAGTGGATTCTCAACGAATAGTTTTTCAAGCTTAGGTGTTCGCATGAAAACTAATTGTGCAGAAAGCTCAGGGGCCTCCGCCAAAAGTCGGCCAAGCTCAGCAAGACTTGCTTTTGAACAAGAACAGCCTGGGTGAAGAAACATAACGAGATGAGGATTTTTCGAAGAAGATAGTTTTGAACTTGCGGGCCAGTGACCTTCAGCAGGCGTCTGTGCACCGGCCTTGCCTGAATAAGTCATGAGGGAGTGAATCCCCCCCAAGATGCTTAAAACAAAGAATGTTAGAAACGCGTATTGCTTCATATTGAGCCTGATCGGAGAGGCCAAACTAAAGTTAACCTTAAGGAGATTAGACAAATTCTAATTATAGAAAAGATGACGAATATCAGCTATTTAGAGAAATTTGCGGAAATTTTATCTGTTAAAAAACGACAAAGAAACAAGCCACTTTCTTAAACACTTCTTAATAGTCTCAGAAAATCTAATGACCATCTTATTTTGAAGAGCTACCCGCATTCAAGTTAACGTCCATCTCCTTAAATCAGAGGTGGATTATGTTTCTATCAGTCGTGGCCCCTTGTTTTAATGAAGAAGAAGGTCTCAAGGAGTTTTATCACCGAGTGGTAAAAGCGGTTCAAGAGACTCGAGCAACATTCTATGAAATCATTCTCGTAGATGATGGTTCAAAAGACCGCACATGGGAAGTCATCTGTTCACTCCAAAGATTAGATTCAAACGTAAGAGGATTCAAACTCTCTCGAAATTTTGGGCATCAATCCGCGCTGACGGCAGGTCTCCTAAGTGCGAGAGGAGATTTCATCTTCATCATCGACTCTGATCTTCAAGATCCACCAGAACTTTTAACACCTATGCTGGATAAAATGTATGATGGCTTTGATGTTGTTTATGGTCAGAGAAAACATAGGGCCGGTGAAACCTATTTCAAGAAGACCTCAGCTCACCTTTTCTATCGCTTTCTTTCACTCTTAGCAGACATTGAGATTCCTAAGGACACTGGCGATTTTCGTCTCATGAATCGTAAGGTCCTGATGGCCTATCAATCTTTAAGTGAATCGCATCGATTTACGAGGGGTCTCATTGCCTGGCTTGGATTCAAGCAAACGGCATTGCCTTACGATCGTCACGCGAGATTTGCAGGAACAACGAAGTATCCATTAATGAAGATGATTAACTTCTCATTGGATGCTGTTACTGGATTCTCTTTAAAGCCTCTTCGTCTCATTATCCTCGTGGGAGTTCTCACATCATTTATGGCCTTACTTGCCCTCGCCTACACTCTATATGGCTGGGTCTTTTCAAAAAACATTCCTGGCTGGACCAGCTTGATGACAGTGATCTTGCTTCTCAGTTGCGTGCAGCTCATTTGCGTGGGAGTTGTAGGTGAATATGTAGGGCGCACATTTACGGAAACAAAAAGAAGACCACTGTTTTTTATTCAAGAAAGTAAGGACGCCACGGTCGATACCCAAGGTGACAAGCTTGAGACACTTGCCATGGCGACCAGCTTCCCCAACATTCAAAATGAGCTCCAATGACATCTGAGAAAAGATATGACATCACGGTATTGTCTCTCTTAGTTCTGGCCCTGGCGGTCCGTATTGCTTTTCTTATGATGGGGAGGCCTTTAGAGGATCAGATCTGGTCTGATATGAGAGAGTATACGGTCAAGGCCGACATGATGATAAATGGTGAATGGAATGCCATGCACTTCTTTCAGTCCATTGGTTATTCCTTCGTTATCGTTTTCTTTAAAAAGAATTTTGAGAATTGGGGAAAGGCACTTGCCTATTTTCAGGGGATCATTTCTTTCTTAACTGTCTGGCCAATATTCAAAACTGCCACCGAGGCCTTCGGTAAAAAAGTTGGGTTAATCACACTATTCTTTGTCGCCCTCTATCTTCCGTGGATTGTTTTTATTAATCTCGCTCTGCCTGAGACCATTTTTACTTTTCTCATGTCACTTCTAGCATGGTTTAGTTATCGGCTCGTTTATAGCGAAAATGGCACCACAAAGTATGCAGTAGCTTGGTCACTCTCCTTTCTCCTCGCCTTTTGGCTCAAAGGCACGCACGTCTTCCTCATGCCTTTATTCATCTTGGGTTTGTTCGCCATTAAACGCTGGAAGGCAGTGCCTAATATCATCACAATCAGTGCCATCTTCATGGCGGGCGTTTGTCTTCATGGTGTTCTTGCCTATAACACAATCGGTAAGTTTCAACTCTCCTCCTCCACAGGAGGTCTCAATTTTATTGAAGGAAAATGCCCAATCAAAAATAACCGCGACTCTGTGGGATATTCATTCCTTTCTCCGGTGTATTTTCAAATGGGTCTTTTCCAAGAGAAGAAATGGGGACAACCATTTTCTAATTCTTCTTACTTCATGAAGCAGGGTCTTAAGTGCATACAGGAAAGACCATTGGTTCTCCTTCAATCTTTGGAGGCCATCCCCTTCCTATTTATGGGCAACACGAGCTGGCCCATGAATCAGATGTCGTTTTCAGAACTCGCACGTTTATATGAACAGGCCATGGCGATTCTTTTCATTACGGGTCTGGCGCTTTTTGCAGTTTCTTCTTTCAATGATCCAGACAGACTACGTGAGTTCGTGGTTTGGGGACTTCCCGTTCTTTCTATATTTTTATGTGTGTATGTTTTTAAAAGCGAAGTGAGATATCGGATTCCATTTGATGTTTGGTTCATACCAATATCAATGGCGGGCTGGATAAAAAAAGGCCCCGTTTTCACGGGGCCCAGGATCTTAGAAGAGATTGATGTTCGCGCTAATTGCGATGTTCGTTCTATCCAGACGAATATCGCTTGGAATGAACTGAATGTTCGGATAAAGGAAAATATCACGAGTAACAGAGATACCTAGACCAACTGACTGGTAAACTTTACGTTTAGTCCATGTCCCAGTTTCTTGAGTACGGTACTGCTCATAAACCTGCCAACCAAATACAGTTCTTAGGTTAAATGTATCGTTGATAACGTATTCAGCAGCTGGATAGAGTCCGATTACGTTATGTGACGTGTTCTTATTGTTCTCGCTGAAATCATACCAAGTACCCTGGAACGCTAGACCGTAAGAGAATCCAGTCGTGCCGTAGTCTTTCATGAAAACTTGTGAAAGGAAGTACGAAGCTTTGTAACCAAGATCAGTTTGCTGATTGTTTGTGATCCAAGTTGGCTTAAGTGTTGTCACTGATTGCATGCCAAAAACGCGATCTAAGTGAACATACTTCAAAAATGGGTCAGCGAAGTTAAGTTCTTGGCTGTTATCATCGAAGTTCTTTTTAAGAGCAGGGTTGTCTGTATCAATTTCATCATGGAATGGAGTTGTCATGAAGAAACCTGTAGACGCTGTAATACTGTCTAGAGCAGTAAGACGGTATCTAACACCAAGTTCACCCGCTAAACTTTGAAGTGTAAGGGCATCTTTACCATTCGTAATATTTGGACGCTCAGGCTGAGTTGGGTTAGCTAGTGAACCACCCTGATAGTTGAAGTACATAGATGCACTCCACTTAGATAGTGAACCAGCATCTGCACGAAGACGACGGTTAGTGATAACCTGGTCCGCCTCATCTGGCTTTGCTTCAGCAGGCTTCGTGATCGTTTGCTCTGCTTCTTTTTCTTTCTTTTCTGTTTTTGTGGCCTGCGCCATTCCCATTGTTGGGATAGCGATTAAAACTAACAATCCAATAATTTTCGACATGTATGTCCCCTAATTAAAAAACCTTAATCTAAAATAAAGATTTTTCTCGTGATGTAAAGGCGATGCAAGATTATTTCAGAGAATCACTCAAGAAACCACATGTTATGGAGACAAAATGACAACGATTTCGGTATAACGCGCCTACTTGAACAGGTGAAGCCCGGTGAAACTCCGGCACAGTCCCGCTACGGTGACCTTTAACTAGGAAGTCCGATCCCTCTCAAGCAATCAATTATCCCGTGGAGGAATCATGCATCTCGAAGAAAGAAAATTGGCCGCACGCACTCGCGTTTTCAAAGCGGTCTTTCCTGGCGAAACCAATCATTACGACACACTCTTTGGAGGCACGGCCCTGCAATGGATGGATGAAGTCGCGTTTATCGCGGCCACTCGCTTTAGTCGTGAAAAAGTTGTGACGGTGAGTTCTGACAAAGTGAACTTTAAAGTTCCTATTCCGGCCGGAAGCTTGGTGGAGCTGGATGCACAGATCACAAAAGTTGGAAACACCAGCATTGAAGTCAGTGTCGATGTCTATAAAGAAGATATGTATTCAGATAAACGCGAACTAGCGCTCCATGGGAGTTTTGTTTTAGTCGCCATTGGGAGAAAGAAATGAAAAAGGTTTTTCTATTATTAACTGCACTTCTCACATCAGAAGCGCAAGCTTTGACGATTGAATTCCTGGGACCATGTAGTCACAAACCGGTTCTTTCTTCGCAAGTAAAGAGCACACCTGCTAAATCAGTAGGCGAACTCACGATTGCGACTCTTGAAAGATTCAGAGCACCTCATGCAGGAAATGCCAGAGGACTAAATACGGCATTCAATACACCAATCGGAATGGATGCCATGGAAGTGATCAGTGATTATGAAATGAGAAGTTATGGCTGGTGTTACAGTGTGGACAATGCCATTCCAGAAGTATTTCCAGATGAGTTTCCAATCTCAAATAAGATTCAGAAAATCACCTGGTTTTACGGATATGCTCATTACTATAAGGGCGAGTGGCTGAGCCAATGTGAGCCGGCCTGGGAAATCAAGCCGGCCTTTCTTTGCATCAAATAATGTCCGAACTAGTGAGCGTGACCACCCACGCTCACATCTCTACCCTCTTCAATCTCAACTTCCGATTCAATCAATTTTCCACCAGAAGCATAGTCTTTATGAGAGTTAGTAGTGAGGACGACTTTCACTTTGTTCTTTCCTTGCGGAAGGATCACATGGGCCCACTCACTGTAAACACGTCCGACCTTCTTACCATTTACGAATAAATGAGCGTGGCCTTCACTTGGTTTATCACCAAGTCCACTGTTCTCCGGAGTGAACTTATAGTTAGTAGTTTGAATGTGCAGGTTCCAGCCACTCACAGGATCTTTCATTGGATGAACTGCAATTGTTGGAACCGGCATATCAGCAGGGATCTCAAACATTGGGTGATCAACTTTTTTGGCCATTGATTCAGCATGAATCTCAGTTGCCATCTTCTGATAAGGGAAAGCAAGAAGAGCAAACAGAATCACAAAGTTCACGGCCGCGAATAATGATCTTAACCAAAAAGCTTTATGGTAACGAATGGGTGCTTGATAGTAGTGACCAGGACCTTTCACAATAAACACTAATAAAGCGCCGTGAAGCATAGTGTGTCCAACCACCTCAGTTTTTCCGAAGAAACAAGTTGTAGTGAAGAACACAAGAGTAATCACAATCGCCAGTGGACGGTGAAGAAGACAGATAATAAGTAAATAACCAAGAGTAAATTCAACGAAGGCACAACTAATAAGGAAGAAGTCATGCGGTAGTCCCATTGTCAGGGCCGGAGCTTTTGCAAGAACCGAAAGACCCCAGAATGGATAGAAGATTTTTTCGAAGGCAACCCAACAAAGTGAGAAACCCAGACCAGAGTACAACACCGGTAGATCAAGGTTTTTCAATCTCTCATTTTTTAGATTTGAGAAGATGAGATAAAGACCAACTGCCGGATACACAACGTAGTCCAGCATGTGGAAAAGACCCTGGCTGAAAATACACATGACGTAGAGAAAGATCATCCCTAGGCCGGCCAGAATTGTTGTTTCTTTAAAAAGCAAACATAGTGCTAGAGCAAACTGAAACCAGACCCAAACTTGAGATGAAGCTGCGATTTCAGGTGCCACGACTGAGTCACCTTGCCACGACATAAGGAGTACTGCTCCCATTGTCACACGCATGATAAGAGGGCCATCTTCCGAGTATCGATCCAGGAACTCATTTGTTTTAACATAGAGAGTAGATCGATCGGCCAACTTATCCAGATAAACCATCAAAGGTAAGCTCACTACTGAAAGGAGGAACAGACCCCAAAAGGTTGGCGTATTAAGTTGGGAAAATGATAGAGGAACGGCATCAAAACTGTAATCACTGAACCATTTTACGTGTGCCATGGCCAGAGACGGAACGAGGGCAAGAACAAGGAACATGAGGGATTTCATATTAGACTCCTGATGATTCTATTTTAGATCATAAGAACGCCCAATACATGATTCAAATCACATAATAGAAATAAAAAAGGCCCGTTATCCGGGCCTATTTCTTAGTGTTGGATAAGCTCAATTTTGTAGCCATTTGGGTCTTCAACAAAGGCGATCACAGTAGTCCCATGTTTCATCGGACCAGGCTCTCTCACGACTTTACCGCCCATTGTTCGCACTTTCTCACATGCACCCTTGATATCTTCAGTTCCAAGAGCAATGTGCCCAAAAGCGTTTCCAAGCTCATATGAATGTTTACCATAGTTGTAAGTAAGCTCAATACAAGGGTCTTGTTTCGTTTTGCCGTAGCTCAGAAAGGCCAGAGTAAACTCTCCATCAGGATAGTCTTCTTTTGAAAGAAGATTCATGCCCAATACTTTCGTATAAAAATTGATAGATTCATCGAGGTTATTGACTCGAATCATTGTGTGTAGGTATTTCATTTTCTTCTCCTAGTCCCAACCGATAACTTGATAACCTTTTTCGGCCAGGCATTGATTAACATAACGACGTTTTAATTCATCCGGTTTAAT
Encoded here:
- a CDS encoding ArnT family glycosyltransferase, whose translation is MTSEKRYDITVLSLLVLALAVRIAFLMMGRPLEDQIWSDMREYTVKADMMINGEWNAMHFFQSIGYSFVIVFFKKNFENWGKALAYFQGIISFLTVWPIFKTATEAFGKKVGLITLFFVALYLPWIVFINLALPETIFTFLMSLLAWFSYRLVYSENGTTKYAVAWSLSFLLAFWLKGTHVFLMPLFILGLFAIKRWKAVPNIITISAIFMAGVCLHGVLAYNTIGKFQLSSSTGGLNFIEGKCPIKNNRDSVGYSFLSPVYFQMGLFQEKKWGQPFSNSSYFMKQGLKCIQERPLVLLQSLEAIPFLFMGNTSWPMNQMSFSELARLYEQAMAILFITGLALFAVSSFNDPDRLREFVVWGLPVLSIFLCVYVFKSEVRYRIPFDVWFIPISMAGWIKKGPVFTGPRILEEIDVRANCDVRSIQTNIAWNELNVRIKENITSNRDT
- a CDS encoding glycosyltransferase family 2 protein, coding for MFLSVVAPCFNEEEGLKEFYHRVVKAVQETRATFYEIILVDDGSKDRTWEVICSLQRLDSNVRGFKLSRNFGHQSALTAGLLSARGDFIFIIDSDLQDPPELLTPMLDKMYDGFDVVYGQRKHRAGETYFKKTSAHLFYRFLSLLADIEIPKDTGDFRLMNRKVLMAYQSLSESHRFTRGLIAWLGFKQTALPYDRHARFAGTTKYPLMKMINFSLDAVTGFSLKPLRLIILVGVLTSFMALLALAYTLYGWVFSKNIPGWTSLMTVILLLSCVQLICVGVVGEYVGRTFTETKRRPLFFIQESKDATVDTQGDKLETLAMATSFPNIQNELQ
- the gloA gene encoding lactoylglutathione lyase, which translates into the protein MKYLHTMIRVNNLDESINFYTKVLGMNLLSKEDYPDGEFTLAFLSYGKTKQDPCIELTYNYGKHSYELGNAFGHIALGTEDIKGACEKVRTMGGKVVREPGPMKHGTTVIAFVEDPNGYKIELIQH
- a CDS encoding sensor histidine kinase produces the protein MLINERAKELFTEMLNKSAADTDKLFARLMIFQWLACVVIAYFVSPETWNGEESSVHVHVWAAIFIGGAISAFTGALAHFYPSEKITRHLIAVAQMCMSILIIHVSGGRIESHFHIFGSLAFLAFYYDPQVLITASLITAADHYLRGVYWPMSAYGELTVGTWRWLEHGAWVIFEDVFLIYSCLRSQKGLAEISNRQASLELINSEIEAQIVARTAELEAQRERTLEGEKMAALGEMAAGMAHEINNPVSVIQLTSEQLQDVLSDENPDIEMSREMAKNIQMTVGRIGKIVRSLKSFARDGETDPMVETPVNQIIEETLVLCNEKFRNRGVHLRYEKFPDQLKLSCRSVQISQIILNLLQNALDAVEVLPEKWVEITFAEDSESTRIMVTDSGGGIPEHIREKILQPFFTTKEVGKGTGLGLSISKGIMDAHHGELSIDTKCSNTRFILNFKRDSYGTKVA
- a CDS encoding acyl-CoA thioesterase, which encodes MHLEERKLAARTRVFKAVFPGETNHYDTLFGGTALQWMDEVAFIAATRFSREKVVTVSSDKVNFKVPIPAGSLVELDAQITKVGNTSIEVSVDVYKEDMYSDKRELALHGSFVLVAIGRKK